DNA from Streptosporangiales bacterium:
CACGAGCAGCTCGCCGGTCGCAGTGCCGCCGTGCAGCACCCGGCCGGTCAGCTCAACGCCACAGTGCCGCGTCACGGCGCACCCGTCCGTCCCGCGCCGACGCCACGCACTCCGCCAGCGAGCCGAGCACCACGGCGACACCGATGTTCGTGGGCGCGTACGACGCCCACTTGCCCGAGTTCGTCATCACCACCCGCACACCGGGGTCGAGCACCGGCGCGACGTACGTACACGTGTCGACGAGGATCCGTACGCCCACGCGCTCGCACAGGTGCGCGTAGCCGAGCTCCGTCACCTCGTCGAGCACGGCACGGCTGGTCGACACGTAGCAGCTGACGTCTTGCTGTACAGGGCCGCCCACCGCGAGCAGCTCGCTCAGCTCGGCGAACTCGGCGACGGAGAAGTGCGGGGTGCCGAGACTCACGGCGTCGATGCGGTCGGTGCCCGCGGTGCTCAGCTCGTCGTGCACCTGCGCCAGGTCGGCGGTGGCCAGCGCGGTCTCGGTCACCGCGCCGTCGGCCGGCCACACGGCGTCGAGCGTCGGCGCCTCCGGGGTCACGCCGACCACGTGGAACAGCCCGACGCCGCCGGCGGACGCCGCCGCCGCGCCGAACGCCTTCAACCGCTCCTCCGGCACGGCCGACCGCACCCCGACGACCGCGGGCACACCGGTGCCGGCCAGCCGGCCCACCGCGTACCCGAGCGCCGCCCAGCCGACGTCGGTGTCGAGCAGCGCCTGCGACACGGACGAGACATCGACCACCAGCCGCGCCTTCCGGTGCTCCGTGCGGTGCAGGCCCGCGTCCGGCACCCGGCCGACGATCGCCGCGCTGATGTCCAGGAAGTCGCCGTAGCGGTCGGTGCGCGCGCCGAGCACCGAGTTCACGAACGCCACCGCGTTCGACTCCGCCCACGCGACGTGGCTGCCGAACTCGGGCCGATGGGTCAGCTGGTACGGCGCGCACGTCCAGGTGGGCCGGCAGCCGAGCGCGACGTACGCGTCCATCAGCTCCCGCGCCGGCTCGGTGTCCGCCGTCCTGCGTACGAGCCCAGGGTGCAGCAGGTCGAGCGACCCGACGTTCAGCGTGGTCGGCACGGACACCTGCCCGCCGAGCTCCACCAGCCGGCGCGCGAAGTCCAGACCCGCCCGGCCGTGGTAGAGGCAGCCGTCCACGTGCGCAGACTCGACCGGCAGCAGCCGTGGCGCGTCGACGGCGCGGGCGAGGCCGAGCACGATCCGCATGGCCATGGTGGCCCCCGCGCCGGCGTCGCCGGCACGGATCGCGCGCTCCTCGTCG
Protein-coding regions in this window:
- a CDS encoding DUF521 domain-containing protein, with the translated sequence MRLTDEERAIRAGDAGAGATMAMRIVLGLARAVDAPRLLPVESAHVDGCLYHGRAGLDFARRLVELGGQVSVPTTLNVGSLDLLHPGLVRRTADTEPARELMDAYVALGCRPTWTCAPYQLTHRPEFGSHVAWAESNAVAFVNSVLGARTDRYGDFLDISAAIVGRVPDAGLHRTEHRKARLVVDVSSVSQALLDTDVGWAALGYAVGRLAGTGVPAVVGVRSAVPEERLKAFGAAAASAGGVGLFHVVGVTPEAPTLDAVWPADGAVTETALATADLAQVHDELSTAGTDRIDAVSLGTPHFSVAEFAELSELLAVGGPVQQDVSCYVSTSRAVLDEVTELGYAHLCERVGVRILVDTCTYVAPVLDPGVRVVMTNSGKWASYAPTNIGVAVVLGSLAECVASARDGRVRRDAALWR